Sequence from the Rutidosis leptorrhynchoides isolate AG116_Rl617_1_P2 chromosome 3, CSIRO_AGI_Rlap_v1, whole genome shotgun sequence genome:
TACATTCCCATATACGATTCATGGAATGCATTTCACTAATATAGTTAACCTTAAGATTTAAGAACGATCATGATCGTCACTCCATGCGTCATTTGTTTTTTTAgtgggaatatatatatatatatatatatatatatatatatatatatatatatatatatatatatatatatatatatatatatatatatatatatatatatatatatatatatatatatatatatatatatatatatataaatttgtatgattgatataaaatataaaatttacaAAATTGAAAAGAGATTAAAGTAAACCCATGACTCAGATTTAGTTGGATTACACATGATGTCCATTTGTGTGTGGGGCTGCTGAGGGAGCCCACCAATTGTCATTAAAACAGAATTATCTTTATCAACCATCCTTAtctgtattattataatttttaattaatattatgtagTCTTGTGATCTCTTGTCTCACTTATGGACCAAAGCATTCAAGAGTtattataagttatatatattcAATAAAAAGTAACCGAAAGGTATATTCATGTACCTGCTCCTTTACATTAAtttaaacatataaatattatatgttacaattattattaaactcaAAATCTTTTGTAACTTCAAGTAATTAGGGAGATGGATTAAATTGGCACTTTACTCATTACTCATAAAGATAATAGCAATAATAAGCTAATGTAATTACTGAGTGAATTAATTAATGATATCTAACTATCAACAAATTAATCGGAGCATAAATGTCATTGTTAAATAATATGATCAAATGAAATATTTACTATAGTAgtttattatatattatacttgtAATAATTGTGAAGGAGAATAATTAGTTAATAATATAATAGTTACTGAATAAACTAACAAAAGGTGAAATATCATTTCACACATGAATTTTTATTGAAAATCTTGTAATTGTAGTCAAAAGTTTATCTAAAAGTAGTCAATCTCGGCCAACTAGTTAGTATatctaatttatttatttttttaattttttttcttttcttacaatccatatatatatatatatatatatatatatatatatatatatatatatatatatatatatacactttgacAGCTAGTTTTAAATCCTGAATTTATATATTAGTTTCAACAAATAGCAATTCCACCGTCTAACTCATTTACCCACACCATTCATCATATCACACACACAAAATATTTCTAAATACTTGTACGGGAGGAAGCAAAGTGCAAGTAAGTGGAGAGATTATTTTACTATTCAAATCGGTGTCGATCTTGAAAGGTAATCCTTAACCAAACTTTGGTGTTATTATATTATTAGGCTTGATATATATAATCATACGGTGTTCTTATATCCAATAGAAATAAACAGAAACTAATACTTAAAATTTTGTTTAGTGGTTATATGGAAATGTTTCAGGTTCTATACATACCATTTGGTAACGGATCGACAACTATAATTGTACTTTAATATCTATTACACTTTAGGATTAAAATTGTTAAATAAATCACCATAGTCATTTAATTCAAGAAAATATATATTATGAAGTAGAGGTTCAACACTTTAAGTATAGATACAAATCTAATTAATTACTTTAAAACACGAGAAATTTTGAGACACAAAAAATAGAATTACGGCTACATTACAGATGGGCGAAGAAAATCTATACAATAACTTAATATAAGATTAACAATTAATTTCTAActtaaacaaataaaaatattatataattaatatataaacttgttcgattacgattatatgttttaatatatatatatgaatgatataggttcttgaatccgaggtcaaccctgcattgttcaatatcgtcatatgtatttttactacaaaatacagtattgtgagtttcattaatccctttttaaatggttttgcaatatatgtttttgggactgagaatacatgcgctgtttttataactgttttacgaaatagacacaagtacgtgaaactacattctatggttgaattatcgaaatcgaatatgcccctttttattaagtctggtaatctaagaattagggaacatacaccctaattgacgcgaactctaaagatagatctatcgggcccaacaagccccatccaaagtaccggatgctttagtactttgaaatttatatcatgtccgatggaggatcccggaatgatggggatattcttatatacatattatgaatgtcggttaccaggtgttcaatccatatgaatgatatttttgtctctatgcatgggacgtatgattatgagaaatggaagtatgaaatcttgtggtctattaaaattatgaaatgattctttatgataaactaatgaactcaccaaccttttggttgacactttaaagcatgtttattctaaggtacgaaagaaatcttccgctgtgcatttgctcatattagagatattacttggagtcattcatgacatatttcaaaagatgttgcattcgagtcgttgagttcatcaagattattattaagtcaattatatttggatatattatgaaatgctttacatgcctgtcaactgtcgatgtaacgaaagtttgtcttttaaaaatgaatgcaatgtttgtaaaatttatcatatagaggtcaattacctcgcgatgtaatcaactgttgtgaatcgtttgtaatcgatatggacttcgtccggatggattaggacgggtcctttcatatatccCGCCTGTAAGTTCTCTATTCTTTCGTTCATTGTTAGACTCTTCCATTCAAAGTGTGTTGGAAAATGTAATGAAAAAGGACTCAACATGATTCTTGACACAATGAGGGAAGCCTTCCCTCATGCTTGCATACCGAAGTCATTTTATGAAGTTAGGAAGACAATAAGAGAGTTGGGTCTTGGTTATGAGAAAATTGATGCTTATCCaaatgattgtatcttgtactggaAACATAACAAGGACAAAATTAAATGTGACGTATGTCAGACCTCAAGATATAAACAAAGTAACAATGATTCTGATGAGTCAACTAAACAAGCTGATCATAATGATGGTGATTATAAAGGTAAGAAGGTTAGAGAAAATGCATTATGCTATTTTCCACTCATACTACACTTTCAAAGATTGTTTATGTACCCGAAAACGGTTGAGTCCATGAGATGGCATGAAGAGAGTCATATGAAAGATGGTCTACTGAGACATCCCGCATATTCACCAGCCTGGAAAACATTTAATTACCAGAATCATGAATTCGCTAAAGAACCTCGTAATGTGAGGGTTGGTTTGGAAAATGATGGGTTTAACCCTGTTGGAAACATGAGTATTTCACATAGTACATGGCCAGTTGTTTTGATGTCGTATAATCTACCTCCATGGTTGTGCATGAAAAAACCTTTTTTATTCCTTACTTTACTTTTATCCGGTCCATCTGCTCCAGGTAATAATATAAACGTCTATATGCAACCTCTAGTTGATGAGTTGAATGAGTTGTGGGATACTTGAGTTAATACTTATGAAGCATCAACAAAGAGTAACTTCCAACTGCGTGCTGGTTTGATATGGACGGTAAGTGACTTTCCTATTTATGTAAATTTATAGGGTTGGAGAATTAAAGGTAAATTAGCTTGTCCTTCTTGCAATAAGGAAACCAAATCAATACGGTACCAAACTCCCACAAAGAAATCTTCATGGCATATCGTCACTGGTTGGAAATGTTGCATGCTTTCCGTTTGTTAAAATATGCTTTTAATCGCACGGAAGAACATGAAGGACTACCACGTTGCTTAACAGGGAAAGACGTGCTTGCAGAGCTGAATGGTTTTAAAATAAAATTTGGAAAACTAGTGAAGGATAACCTATCCTTACCATATAACTGGAAGAAGAGaagatatttttttttagtttccaTACTGGAAAAATAAATTATTACGTCATACTATAGACGTAATGCATACTGAAAAGAATGTATGTGATAGTGTCAATGGACGCCGTGATTTGGAAAGACCAAGGATCATTTAAATGGATGCTGTGATTTGGAAGAAATGGGTATTAGACATGAACTTCATCCAGAACCCTTACCAAATAGCAAAGTGTTTTTGTATCCTCCATGTTTCTTAATGGATAAAAAAGAGAAAGAAAATGTTTTGTAATGTGCTTAAATCAGTAAAAGTGCCATATGGTTATGCAGCTAATATTTCTAGGTGCATTCAGGTAAAACCTCCAAAAATTTTAGGCCTAAAAACTCACGATAATCATATTTTGATATAGCAGTTGCTTCCCGTGCCCATAAAAAATATTATACCTAAGAATGTGTGTTCTGTTATCATGAATTTATGTCGGTACTACAGACAGTTATGCTTAAAAGTTCTTAATCCTACTGATTTAGTTAAGATGGAAAAAGATATTGGAAACATACTTTGTGAATTAGAAAGGATTTTTACACCATCTTTTTTTGACGTTATGATTCATCTATCGGTTCATATAGCTTCAGAGGCCGGATTAGGGGACCTGTTCATTACCGTTGGATGTATCCAATCGAGAGGTGACCACTTATGCTGTAGTAAATTATATACTTGTTTAAATATAACATTTTTGAATTAATATGATATAAACTTTTTTTTACCACTCGGGTATTTAGGTACATAAAAATATTATGTGTGAAACTATAGTAAACCCAAGGGTTCAATAGCAGAAGGATATTTAGCGGAAGATGTTTTTCATTTTGTTCTTTGTATTTAGCAAGTGACGTCGAGACTATATATAATAAGACTAGTCGAAAtcatgatggtggtggtgatgagaCTGTTTTACCAATATTGTGTATGTCTGGTCGACCCATTGGTGCAACAAACGTAGAAAGACTCGGCTATGACACTTTGGCTATTGCACACTCATATGTGTTGGTAAATTgtagtgaaatatatttcttacgAATGtaagttatttaaatttactatgtTATGAGATTTTTTTATGACATTGTGTAATATTGACGATAATGTACATTATTCTCTTTTTGTTACTTTGATTGCAGAGACCATCTGAATATTCCTACTCATGGAAATCAGCATAAACGTAAGCGTGACATTCAATGTTTATATAGTCTGGAGTTTCAGTAGTGGTTGTCGGATTTATTTTGCTACTTATATTACGATAATGTACGTAGTGATGATATAACTGAGCGTAAATTATTAACAAATTCCCTCAAATCAGGTTGATGAGGATATGGCTAGTTGTAGGGATAACAAAATCACAAGTGATATAAACAAGTTGGTAATCGGTCCAAACGAGGTTGTAAAGAAATATAAGGGATATATCATAAATGGTTTCTGATTTAACATTAAAGATGTAGAGAAGAATAGGACAATACAAAATAGCGGAGTTATGCTTGAGGCTATAACAAGTAGATTCTCTAGTGCTAGAGATAACAATCCTGTTACGGGACATGTAACTTACTACGGTGTTTTAAATGATATAATCAAGTTGCTATATGCTGATGACAAGAAAGTAGTTTTGTTCCATTGTGATTCGATATCAGGTAGTTCCAGGATAAAATTTGATGAGAATGGGTTTACGATAATCCATTTTCGAGGTCTGAAGCAAACTAAAGAGCCTTATATCCTAGCTTCGCAAGCACAACAAGTATTTTATGCTAAAGATCATGTTCGTAAAGGTTGGAAAGTTGTGATCAAGACAACACCTAGAGATAATTTTGACATGAATGAACAAATGTGTATCGATGATGTAGAAACACATTTGCAGAGTGACACACCGTTGGGTCCTGAACTTGTAGAAAATGCGACTATTGAATTGGTTGCTGCTACAAATAAATATCAAATTGGAGACGCTTCCAGATGAAATATTAAGGATAACTCTGAAGTTTTGTATTGTGTAGTTTATCATGTAGTTTTCGAGTTCTGTTCCTTTTTCTTTCGTTAAATTGTAACCTTTGCAACATCATTTGACATTTGTTCGTATAGTACAGATAAAGAAATGTTTTGATTGTGTGGTAACTTGTAATTTACTTTATCGGTAACAGTACTAAGTTACATGCGTCCCTATTATGTAGGTAATAATACTCTAGGTCATGATTAAAAGTGTACATGTCACTTCTATATTAATTCTGGTGTTTGGCAAATGAGGTTTAAAAAGTAATTAGGTACATTTTTGTAACACCAAAACGTGGTTATGAAATTAAACAGCACCACATGCGCAACCGTTAGAttactttattattttataaatcatttttctTTTCATTATTCACCTTAAGTGGGTAAATATGAGATTTCTAAAATTAATAAGGATGGTATATGATAAAAAAAACCTAACTCGTAATATTGGAAAATATTGCATTATGTATTTTGTTTGAAATATTAACAcattgatttttttattttttagttaTAAATATTATCGTAAAAGGCAGTTAATGGATGAAAACAAATTTTGAGTTAATGGATGCGTGATAAACAAAATTTGAGCTAATTTCGTAATAGATTGCTCAAATCACTCAAATTGTCTATTTTATTTTAATCATAATtgaatattattatgtaatatttgaaCGTGGATATCAATGACTTTGATCTAATGGTCCTCATCCAAAGTTACTTTTAATCTAAGGGTTAATTATTTTCCATGTAATCCTTTAGTTAACATAATTTTCTAATAAAATTAGAAGTATATATACTGTATATTTTATTTTTACTCTAAATCATCATTTAGTGCACACGTGGAACTTTGACGTCGGTTGAGTATACCAAAAATCAACTTTAAGAGGACTTGGGCATACGGCAAGTTGTCTTTTCTGTCTTGTTATTTGCCATCATCTTCTTCTACAAACCTAAGTACAATTTTCATCTTTTTACAGTATCTTTTAAACAAAATACAAAAATGGATGTTAGGCATCTCGCAAAAAAAATGGATGTTAGGGTTCGACAACAGAACATTCAAGAAGatcttccacaagatatgcttatggaaatcttgtctagagttggtcaaaaTTCATCTGCTCAGTTGTTCATGGTGAAGTTGGTTTGCAAAGCGTTTGAGAAGCATTCCGAGGatgctttggtttataaaaggctttcctttgataggtggtgtaTCTCACCTTGGGGAAACCATAATTTGGCCCATATTTTCCTTTATTATATGTATTTTGGAAACCCTAATACAATTTTTCGCTATGGTTTTTTGATTCTATATACCCCAATATAGGGCTTCTTTTATTAGAAAAAGCTTTAAATA
This genomic interval carries:
- the LOC139901071 gene encoding uncharacterized protein codes for the protein MWDAEDDVQGLAQCAFHMLEDEDEDEDDIQQTENHHTVPNINAERLFHSKCVGKCNEKGLNMILDTMREAFPHACIPKSFYEVRKTIRELGLGYEKIDAYPNDCILYWKHNKDKIKCDVCQTSRYKQSNNDSDESTKQADHNDGDYKGKKVRENALCYFPLILHFQRLFMYPKTVESMRWHEESHMKDGLLRHPAYSPAWKTFNYQNHEFAKEPRNVRVGLENDGFNPVGNMSISHSTWPVVLMSYNLPPWLCMKKPFLFLTLLLSGPSAPASTKSNFQLRAGLIWTLIFLGAFRQLCLKVLNPTDLVKMEKDIGNILCELERIFTPSFFDVMIHLSVHIASEAGLGDLFITVGCIQSRASDVETIYNKTSRNHDGGGDETVLPILCMSGRPIGATNVERLGYDTLAIAHSYVLVNCSEIYFLRIDHLNIPTHGNQHKRKRDIQYVEKNRTIQNSGVMLEAITSRFSSARDNNPVTGHVTYYGVLNDIIKLLYADDKKVVLFHCDSISGSSRIKFDENGFTIIHFRGLKQTKEPYILASQAQQVFYAKDHVRKGWKVVIKTTPRDNFDMNEQMCIDDVETHLQSDTPLGPELVENATIELVAATNKYQIGDASR